Part of the Cyprinus carpio isolate SPL01 chromosome A12, ASM1834038v1, whole genome shotgun sequence genome, aataaatgcggccttgatgagcataagaaactcctgtaaaaaacattaaaaatcgttctgatcccaaacttttgacccgtagtgtataaaatatagtattgtttttttcttgttttttcttttatttataagaaaataaaatccaGAAAAGTTCtaaattcaaatgttttgggaaaaaaatggcATACAAAACATAGTTGCTTTATTAAGTTTACTAACAAACAATTAGTTAACTCAGTAATGTTAAATTAGTTTGATATTTCAATCTTTGCTGTTTGATATGTTCATTAAATCAGAATCAGTGCCGGTGAAGTGACCTCTGTGTTTGCTAAATAACATAAACTCCTATCCTGCTTGAAGACCTAACGtttattttttctcacttctCTGCAACAGTCCTTGATGCTTGCAGAGCGATCATGTGTTTACAACATCCTTATCAGTCTAATGGAGTCCAAAGAGGAGGGTGAGGAACGCCAGCAACCTTTCTTCCTCTCCTTTATGTTATTGCCTTTGCATTCATGGAACCGCACCAGTGTAAACTATTTCTTGTTCCCCAGAGCTCAAAGGTTTGGGTTCAGACTTCATATTCGGATTTGTGCAGTCAGTAGACGGAGAACGAGATCCACGCAACCTCCTGCTGGCCTTCCAGGTGGCCAGAAACATCATTCAGAGGGGTTATGATCTCGGTAAGTGTATACCTGCAGTTGAACCAGAATGCATTTAACgtaaagtaaaaaaatagtttaatagagAAAAAATTGGTCAGTAATTCTGTTGTCTCCATTTTTTTCAGGTAAATTTGTGGAGGAACTGTTTGAAGTGATGTCCTGTTATTTTCCTATAGACTTCAGCCCTGTAAGTACTGCTGTCTAACATGTAGTTACATCAGGATTCGGTGCTGATACCAGTGAAAATTCACGGTTCTccgtaccaaagcaaaacacaaaaatatgctaattaaaaaaaaaaaaaccacacactttttatcattaaaattaaaaacaatgccattctttatacttatttacaattgtgtttaaagtttttctacaagtaatataattatgaaaaacccaaatttaatgtcttttaatcaatgaaatttaaacacgttttattttttggtaaataaaggggatttgctattaaaattaaaacataggagaaatattgtgatttatttctttaaaaaataacgttttattaatttttccaacagtagtagcagtatcacatacattctactaaatatatactaaatactaaataatagtaatatttctagcacaatgcctttatgtaaaaatgaacttttattttgacgggttgccgtgaatacctttaaattgtcactggttttactcaaatgaaacggtaaatgcttgtgaagtggctcagaacagttctggtgatgttgtttatgtatttatgtcctcattgagacggcagatgctgaaattactgcaagcgtcacgagcttcagtctatgtagtaaacaaacccaCACGTCtctgacattcattcattcattcattcattcattcattcacacagagacgcgcagaacatgcaggattcatatttcaaccaacttcTGCGGCtcaacatttacagatactggtccatatggagatttgatttgattaatcatttatgcttaactttgacaaattccgagactgtccatattaaaatgtaagtttcattttcatgactggattttgagattccgtccgcgttttctgcttcgcggaaatcatagcgctgtatgccaccggtacttaaagaaacctgctaccgtgacattttcagttttttagtaccgacttggtaccgaagtgtcttttgacaacactaataacATGTTTGCATTTCATGATTTaccttaaaagtttgggatcagtaagacaaaaagaaaaagaaaagtcacttttgctcaccaaggctgcatttttttatttatatttttagatcaaaaatacagtaaaaacagtaacaatttaaaatattttgttatgttaatatatttaaaatgtaagttatacttgtgatcattcctccagtcttcagtgtcacgcgatccttcagaaatcattctaatatgctgatttgaaacatttagttttataaccaataaaaaaaaaaaatgtttatattttatgtcttAATGTTTTAGTGGAAACCGTgattctttgacgaatagaacattcaaaaaacAGTTACCTGAAAGAAATagtttcattataaatgtctttactgtcacttttgattcacacttgctgaataaaactattaatttatacCTCATGTTCATGTAGACATGTAAATGTCGGGGCTGgtgtttttgtttctctgtctgtGCTCAGCCCCCCAGTGACCCTCGAGGGATCACGCAGGAAGAGCTTGTTCTCTCTCTTCGGGCTGTTCTTACTGGGACGTCTCAGTTTGCTGAGGTAGGATGCTCTGGATGACCTAAACCTAATTCAGTCTCTTAAAGACACAAACTTAATAAGTCTTTGTTTGGCATTATACTGTGTATCAGTAGACTGGACACGATGCGAGTGGTTTCGTGAATGGaccttctgtgtgtgtttattgtgttttgtatcCTTTCCGTTGACAGTTTCTTTTACCGCTGATCATCGAGAAGCTGGACTCAGATATTCAGAGTGCCAAAGTGGACTCCCTGCAGACACTGGTACAGCTCTACACTCACTagatcagtgcttctcaaccgcttctgctgcaggaaaaaaaaatagcaataaaagtaaaaaacacagtcagatttaaatgaaaaatcattttcaagAATGAGGTCATGTCACCCAACCGGTCCGTATTTCCATCTCCCTCATTTGACTAGCTTGAATTGTGCCAGCCGGTGTTATtacagataaataaaacaaaagctaaaaccATGAAGTTGTTTTCATTACTTggaataaaatacacttttacaataaaataaaatataaaaaaaaaccttaaacttattttatttcacctcgttgcaacatttctcattttcatttagtactaaaataagtgaaattaaaaaatgaaaatgaaaaaattaataaaaactatatagacagtAATagacagttttttatatatatatatgggtcaaagaagTTAAGATGTCCgtatcaaaagaaatgtacaaaagtgatttggtgtccatagaaagcacattaaatgtaagtaaaatgtctacttttaaggtttcaaataagtttttggagaataaaatgtcattcagtgtaatacaatatttatgcaaaaattcaaacaacatgcttattctgacgtgcacatattaaaatatctaaaagaataatggagcatactaaattatattgtgttttaaaattagtaaaaaaattcttactgacaaaatGGGCCAAAAAACCTGGGGATAGcggcaaatgttaaaaaaatgtaaaactacaactcattagtatttgggggtgaaagtaattagtcttttaatatgtcataaattgattttttgttgtaaatatccctgacgagattgttacactgaatgaccgattttactgggtgtcttctgtaaatcagggggaaaatgtatgatatttattttttgctcagaaaaacaaaaacaaaattgcaattaaataaaacagaaaactttttgcatttttggggggaaaaactacaacagtattacacttttttttttttatgcttaaacactttttcgtctttgacccatatatatatatatatatatatattatatatatatatatatatatgacaataatagacagtatattaacaatatatatagtataacaatatatatagacAATAATAGACagcaactaataaaaatggcaaaacacaacaaaatactaaaattttttataaattataatgaaaaaaaaaataaaaattagtaacTAATATTATCTCACTGATcctaaaatacagcattttttggACTCAACTTTTATgtcaagaagattttttttttctccttccattttttgcattttttaatttgaaaataatcaaTGTTAAACTGTCACACTGTGcatgattaaattataatattgtgtgCAATTAGCATTATTTCTTACCTTTTGAGAACCACTCTTATAGATCTTACTTGGCAGAAACGTTTTTACCAAAGTGGCTTACATTGCCATTGCGCTCAAGCTACACATTTTATTTCTTCATGCATAACCTGGAAATCAAACCTGTGACTTTGCTTTTTGCCATGCTTTACTGTTGCTCTGACTGAAAATATCTTgtgagataaacaaataaaaaacatgtgtTAGTGTGCTAAAAATAAACCCTTAACATCGTTGTGTGTTGTAGGCTGCCTGCGGTCTGACGTATAGCCATAAAGAGCTGGCAGAATTCCTTCCAGGCCTTTGGAGCTCAATACGGAGGGAGGTAAGAGAGATTGGCATAAAACAGTGGATGCAGGAACTCTCAGGTGCTTTTCTCACATTAGTTTGCTCTGTACATCACTCTTCCCACCGCTTTACGCAATcattatatatatcaataattgCTACAAGTAACGCTCTACAGCATCCGCTGGAGCGCCACTCTCTCGTGACTCTGCTGCATGTTCTGTTTGATCTGAGTTTGTTTCCTGTGTGCAGGTGTCGCAGACGGCCAGTGAGCGAGTGGAATCCGCCGGTCTGTCAGCTCTCAGCGCACTGGTGTCCTGTCTTTCTCGTTCCGTGCTCAATTCAGACTCTGAGGACGTGCTGCAGGTGTTCCTAAGCCTCGTCCTCAAAGGTACCTGCAGAGAATGGTGGATTCAAACGAGGATAgatggatttaaagggatagttcaaccaaaaatgaaaatctgctgtgAAGATCCAAGATgtagttacctttttttttcttcagtagagcagtaaagaagatttttagctgtaACTGTAGTCCTTGGCGAATCATTAAATACAAGTCAGTGCTACCGTTGCTTTGAGAATCAGAACAAGCAAGacaaaattaatacccatggCTCTGGATCACAGGTAATAATGTTGCATGAAATGTTCAGTTTCTCACACAGACGGATCGTTTAGCTTCATAACACCTCAATATATCGCCAcaggttttcattttgtttttcttgccgctttttttttttgtttaactccTGAAAGTGATGGTAGCTGCTGACTTGCATTTAATGAAAAACCAAGAACCATGGTTTATTCTTTACTGTtttactaaagcaaaaaaaaacatctacatgctgagggtgagtaaataaacagcagattttCCCTTTAATGCAAGAATGATGCATAAAGGGCCAAAACAGCTGATCATGCGAAGAAATAATTATGAGTGCACATCTTTTAATGATCGTTCCTGGCCGCCTAGTTAATCATCAAGACAAAGGAGACTGATCAGACTCATAACCCTGTCATCTTCGCATGCAGTCATATATATCAGTGCCGCCCAGGCTTGTTCTACCCATCACACCTGGTGTGTCTCGTCCTCTCAGACTGTCAGCACCATCTCTGCGAGCCAGACCTCAAGCTTGTGTGGCCCAGCGCCAAACTCCTGCAGGCCGCCGCCGGAGCCTCATACAGAGCGAGTCTGATAGTGTCAGCCGCCATCATACCTGCCCTCCTGGAGCAGTATAATAACAGGACGCAGGTACGATCTTGTCCATCTTTAACTAATATTCTCCACACAGGTCTTTTCCTGCACGATGTTggagcacttaaaaaaaaaaaacctttgggatGCAATGGAAATGtatcaaataatatgtttttcctTAATGAAGGGATGCAAGGatacatttacaagcaaaattatttttatcagaatgcaaaaagtacacaaaatattttttgcctTGAACTGCgtttaattaataattgcataattattagtgctgtcaaaattaacgcaGGGGCGGAGCTAGGGTTTTGGACGCCCCACTCACAACTCAAAGCAACACAGACAGAAGCTATAAgagttcattcattcactttattTCTAGAAAaactcatatttttatatataattgtcaGATATAGTTTGTGTAACCAGAATACCAATAAtaagcagagaaacaaaacaaaaacacttttcacatAAAGACCAACatagggatagtccacccaaaaattaaaatttttcatgatttgtcatcatttactaaccctcaagtTATTCTTTACTCTGAGTTTCATTTTTcggttgaacacaaaagaggTATTTAGAATGACAAAATGCTCTGGAAGTCATTGGCTACCGTCAGCCATCTAAGACTTTTTAATGAcattagttttataaaaaaaaaaaaagattgtttagaCTTTTTGAAGCCCCATGAGGACTTACACAGGCATACTGTGCTGTAATGCATGCATTTGACTCTATCTTTTTACAGTGTGCTCACCGGCGCACCCTGCTGGAGGTTCTGCAGGGTTTCGTGCAGCCCACCGCACTCAGCCGGCCTGCAGATGGAGGTACGTGAGAAGATAACATGATCAAAACAGTTAGATCTCATGCATACGATTACCatttaaagtgtgtgtttgttaccACTTGCTGGAAAGAGTCTCAGCAAGTTTAATTAAGTTATATAACgcatttcaaatatttgtttaatgtgtaGTGTTGatgtatttctctctctgtctcctacATAAACACACAGAGGACAGTGTATTGGTTGCGTTCCAGCAGTCTTTGTGTGGCGTGGTTTTCTCTGCGCTGACGGAGTCTAGCGCTGGTCTCCAGGTCACAGCCACACGGGTGCTCTCTGCACTGGGACAGCAGCCCGGTGAGTGCATACACAacatttttggaagaaattaattCTGTTATTCAGCGAAAATGACTCAAATTGATCTGAAGTGGTGTTAAAGATATTTATAGCATtgctaaatatttctatttcaaataaatgctgttcttttgaactttctatgtaaggattctttaaaaacattgataaaaatcagaaatgtttcttgagcagtaaatcagcatattagaatgatttctgaagatcatgtgacactgaagactggagtaatgatgctgaaaatacagctttgatcacagaaataaattacattttaatatattcacatagaaaactctTCAACACTAAATCAAATGCATGCAGGAACATGTTTCTTTCTTGCaccaaaacacaattttaacatACTTTTACGTCTCTCTGACctactgcattttaaaaatgtctgttaaTCAGTTGAATATGATTGGATAACCGTTTCTCTTGCAAGTAATATTTCTCATGGATTGGTAATTTATTATTGGCACTCTCCCAttgtttaaaagtattttcaaatttagccttaaattgtataaaattaattaaaaacaaaacaaaacaaaaaaaatctgctctGTAAAGTGTTGAAGTCaaagttattattgttaactaaaaccattaaatcattttgttcattgaaataaaatataaatattagaaaaaaaatatttaaaatgtttttaaaaatgaaaaaatgtttcctttgcaattaactgaaataatttttaagcttaagcactaaaataaatataaaaactgaactgaaacggaaataaaaataaattaaacctaaatagaagtattaaaaaagaacataaaCTAAGATTTCTAAAAACTggacaacatttaaaactgaaagtaaaataaaagtttcaagatattaataaaaaaaaatcaaaggataTACATATTCAATTAATTTCTTGAACACTAAATTGGCATTGAACACATTCTTTtcttgcacaataaaaaaaaaaataaaaaaacaggcatTGAAATGTAAATGTGGGCGGTCAAAGAATAACAGGCTCATGGGATACTCGTGTCTTGCTCCTCACAGGTTTGATGGCTCAGACAGATGTGGAGAAAGCTGTTGATCATTTGTCCAGACTCATTCTGGAGGAAGACGATCCTAAATTGAGGTAGATGTGTTTGCATTTTGATGAGAATTATTCCTTTACAGCCTTTTTTCCCGTACTGatgtttgtctgtctctcagtTCGGCTGTGGTGGAGTGTTCAGGCTCTCTGGCTCATCTGCATCCCAAAGCCTTTATTTCCAGGCTGATTCCTCGACTGAAAGAAGAGATCCTGTCAGGTGGGACCCAGGGTAGAAAACACACACCAGCACCAACAGCATCTATGGCAGGTTAATATATAATTAGGggctgtttttctccacaggtcAGTCTGATGCAGCTGTACGTCAGCGGTGTGTGACGGCGTTAGCGTCTGTGTCGTCTCTGCCCAGTGTGGTGCAGGAAAGCGCCCCCGTTCTGCTACAGGTGCTAGCTTCAGCCCACACAGGTTCGTTCATTCACTGTACCCTTTAACAGCAAGATTTATCTTCTGATAATCTAGCTTCTAGCGATTGAGTATGAGCGATGTTTTCCAGCTGGTTATTCATCCTGACAAGTTTCGTTTTCATTTGACATACAGTAAATCCCACATTTAGGGTTTTTCCTCCTTATATGGATACGTTTCATTACATTGTTTTCatcccaacctggcaaccacgCACACTGAGTGGTTTTTGATGATaactaggttggaccacactcaCCGATAACCGATAAATCAattgatagtttttaaaatggtgctgaactttattacaaaaataaaaaaaacagtgctgaACTATGAAAATACACtgtgctttttaaattaaatatataaatactaatatattatacCTTGGTCGTTGATGTTCGTTCATAGTGCATTAACAGATATcgattttaacagtgttttagtaaatgctgaaattaacactCTCTAACAAGGAGCAATATTTCATcagcatttgtgaccctggagcacaaaacttaAGTGTCAAtatttcaaaattgagatttatacatcatctaaaagctgaataaatcatctttccattgatgtatggtttgttaggaggacaatatttgtctgagatacaactattttaaaatctggaatctgagggagcaaaaaaatctaaatattgagaaaatcatctttaaagttgttcaaatgaagttcttagcaatgcatattactaatcaaaaattaagttttgatatatttaccttaggaaatttagaaaatatcttcatggaacatgatctttataacttaatatcctaatgaattttggcataaaaaaaaaagtctataattTTAAACTCTCTTATTAACTCTCCTATTTTAAACTGTTACCATTTTATAGAAATCCAAAGAGTCATGCTCAAAGTTggctatatttaaatatctatctaCAATATCGGTATGGATTTTTGTCAACAACGTTTGTTCCTGTAATTGGTTATCGGTGCCAAAACTGATCAATCGGTCCACCTCTAATGTGTGCGCACTCTCTCTGGACTGAGGAAAAGGCACTGATGAGCTGAAAACACCAGCAAACATGTATGTTTTGGTTTAGATACCTCCACTGTGATATTTTGCTCACATAGccagtctgttttctttcttgtGGACGTTTGCGCGGTTTGCTGTGACTGAATCTGCGAAACCTCAGTCATGAACTATAATTAATCTTGACTACAccgtgttccaaattattatgcaagtgagaTATCAGTAGTATTTCAGTAAAATAATTAGATTTGAGTGTTTTCAAAGAAAGTGCACTTACTCTGTGCCACaatataaattcattatattgttttaattggaaaaaaggtcaaaataattttgaaatgttcGTGTTAATATTAAGAATTTCACTGGTTCAGCTTTTGAGAGaagctttttgtttattataataaataaaatacatttatatgataaatataatacataaatacaatattgGAACATTGATGAGGTGAGAAACCATTGATGTTGACGTCTTTTGGTCTATGCTTATGTGAAAGTCCAATATtctaaaatgacagtaaagcaaaataatcatgatcatcagtttaaccccttaactgtcaccgtcccaccatcataaattatatatcatttgaaagcttagaagcccaagattcatcctgtaaaaaccattttgaaatcggacattgcattaccatggaaattgtactttaaaatcttatggcggtctcctcccccttagtgggcggagtcaagtgtcatattacaaaatgcgttacggtcttttagaatcaaaactttttataatcttggcaacaaacatatcattggaaatgtctgagtctcaggattccatatttggtggttattttgagtattgaagtaaaattgacagagaaatctagggaaaaattcattaaacaaaattcaaaggagttttgatggctcccagtggctgtttgtggtatgacgccctaaataaaatctcacaggaacctcagtttttttcatatcaacttcaaatttggaacataacttatttagacacaaggctttaattttataccaattttagagtaaaacctgttatgtaaaatatttataataaatacaataaaataaaatttatatagcgcattttatttacagtacatttaaacttctataactttttgatactttaattttttgccaaaatctgctaattttctttaaaaagagaccaaccttaggtctatattccaaagtgttcataaaatacaacaatttaagtctggatagtgcactttaatgcctattttaaaaatggggggtgacagttaaggggttaactATTATTATGTAGCACTTAGCACTAACCATATCATGATTCGGATTGTAGTTTTCATTGACATGCTCGTACAACACGCTgtcttttactttatttagttcTGATGTAAAAGGTCCTAATATACCGATGTAATGCTGAAATGCTTTTGTCTTTCAGGTAGCTGTGGTTTCTCTGTGGAGGAAGTGGCCGCTGTCTGCATCAGTCTGCAGAAGATAGCAGAGCATGCGCGTGACTCGGAGGAGATCGGACGGTTCTTCCATGACATCATCATTCCGCACCTTCTAGGACTCTGCTTACAGGCGGCACTGCAGACTCGGGACGCTGGTCAGTGTTAGGCATGATCTTCTGGTGGGTGGAGGTGTGTGTGGGTGCTGTTTGTTGATGTAACTGTCGGTTTGCACAACAGGTCACAGCAGTCCACTCACAGATAAGGCTGTTCTGTCTGCAGTAGTTCCTGTCATGAGCACAGCCTGTGCTGCGCTACGATCAGAGTGAGTCCAGCGGAAACAACACACTATTCAGTTGTTTACGACTTATCAACTAActaatactgtataagatttccatTCAAGCTCAAAGCATAAATCTAAGCTATGCACTGCCGGATTCACTGCAAAATGTGTccgttataatattttttttttttatgtgcagttCAGGTGTTTGGTTTGGAAacatgagtttttttgttttttttggaagtatTTTCTTCTGATCATGAATgcttttttttgatcaaaaatacagaaaaaaaatgtaatattgtgatatattattacaatttaaagtaattgtttttaaatttattatactttaaattatcatttatttctgtgatgcaaagctgaatttttaggatcattatcacatgatcctttagaaatcattctaatatgatgattcattatcaaagttggaaacagttctgctgcttaatattttttcagaacatgtgatacttttttaggatactttgatgaatgaataaaaaagtaaaaaaaaaaaagaagctatgtttttaaaatataaatattttgtaataacaatatacactactggtcagtaatttggggtcagtaatttttttttttttttttttttttttaataaaatcaatacttttattcagcaaggatgtgttaaattgataaaaagtgatagtaaagaaaatatattattagaatatatattattagaattctttttttattttgaataaatgcagttctttttaaccttttattcatcaaatatattagacagcagaaactgtttccaacactcataataaatcagaatattagaatgatttctaaatgatcatgtgatagactggatgttacatgtgacactgaaggctggagtaatgatgctgaaaattcagctttgcatcacaggaataaattatttttttaaagtatattcaaatagaaaactattattttaagttgtaataatatttcacaatattactgttttttctgtatttttgatcaaataaatgcaggcttgatgagcagaagagacttctttcaaaaacattaaaaatagtaatgtttccaaacttttgacctgtactgtatatacagtgctgtgaaaatgtttttgcccccttcctgtttttttgtatatttgtaacacttGAAAAAATTCAGATCGTCAAACAAATTTCAATATTATACAAAGATAAtgtaagtaaatacaaaatgcagtttttaaatgatgatttcatttattaagggaaaaaagctgtccaaacctacctggccgtgcgggaaaaattaattaatttaattggcCCCCCCCCTGTTAAATCATGAaggaactgtgattaaccacattattttagaaagctg contains:
- the mms19 gene encoding MMS19 nucleotide excision repair protein homolog, which codes for MAADNSVLLGLVEEFVSGQVDSKAAETSTGVKNGQFTILQLVEALGVSLSSSQPQTRGRGVQLLSQVLQECYSSLSEREVEVLLAFYENRLKDHYVIIPHVLQGLKALTKCSVLPPGSAVSVLKSIFQDIHVQSLMLAERSCVYNILISLMESKEEELKGLGSDFIFGFVQSVDGERDPRNLLLAFQVARNIIQRGYDLGKFVEELFEVMSCYFPIDFSPPPSDPRGITQEELVLSLRAVLTGTSQFAEFLLPLIIEKLDSDIQSAKVDSLQTLAACGLTYSHKELAEFLPGLWSSIRREVSQTASERVESAGLSALSALVSCLSRSVLNSDSEDVLQVFLSLVLKDCQHHLCEPDLKLVWPSAKLLQAAAGASYRASLIVSAAIIPALLEQYNNRTQCAHRRTLLEVLQGFVQPTALSRPADGEDSVLVAFQQSLCGVVFSALTESSAGLQVTATRVLSALGQQPGLMAQTDVEKAVDHLSRLILEEDDPKLSSAVVECSGSLAHLHPKAFISRLIPRLKEEILSGQSDAAVRQRCVTALASVSSLPSVVQESAPVLLQVLASAHTGSCGFSVEEVAAVCISLQKIAEHARDSEEIGRFFHDIIIPHLLGLCLQAALQTRDAGHSSPLTDKAVLSAVVPVMSTACAALRSESASRMAAQAVSLFLDGDVSFLPENAFPSKIQLLQSQAESGGLSQLVCLLMACVCSLPRSVEIPEIDRLLLQLEDLSCTCTHLFSFTSAAKCFAGLVNKRPAGEALDAVLERVMKRISVELENTSSGQRTQAFTLLLWVSKALLLRYHPLSTALTDQLFALLSDPALGSQAADGFGVLMSDCLDVLNRGCHADVRIMYRQRFFAENSTKLVQGFNSAEQEKKSCYLKALSHIVSNLPRQVQLTELPALLPLLLEALSCADQAVQLSTLSCLQPVLLEPPEALRNQLEALFSRLLALTTSPAMKVRIASLQCVHALSRLPEHTVLPFRARVLKALAVPLDDKKRLVRKEAVAARAEWFLLGSPGGR